A genomic window from Micromonospora violae includes:
- the eno gene encoding phosphopyruvate hydratase: MATIEGIVAREILDSRGNPTVEVEVGLDDGTVARAAVPSGASTGAFEAIELRDGDADRYQGKGVEKAVSNVEDKIVDQIIGYEASEQRLIDQKMLDIDGTDSKSELGANAILGVSLAVAKAAAGSAELSLFRYLGGPNAHLLPVPMMNILNGGAHADSNVDIQEFMIAPIGAPTFREALRSGAEVYHALKSVLKKKGLSTGLGDEGGFAPNLPTNAAALDLIAEAVEKAGYQLGTDIVFALDVAATEFFDNGTYTFEGAAKSAEEMSTYYTKLADEYPIVSIEDPLAEDDWSGWQTLTASIGDRVQIVGDDLFVTNPQRIARGIAEKAANAVLVKVNQIGSLTETLDAVDLAHRAGFKCMMSHRSGETEDTTIADLAVATGCGQIKTGAPARSDRVAKYNQLLRIEEELADAARYAGAGAFPRYRSA; encoded by the coding sequence GTGGCAACCATCGAGGGAATCGTCGCCCGGGAGATTCTCGACTCGCGGGGTAACCCGACGGTCGAGGTCGAGGTCGGTCTGGACGACGGCACGGTCGCCCGCGCCGCCGTGCCGTCCGGCGCCTCCACCGGCGCCTTCGAGGCGATCGAGCTGCGCGACGGTGACGCCGACCGCTACCAGGGCAAGGGCGTGGAGAAGGCGGTCTCCAACGTCGAAGACAAGATCGTCGACCAGATCATCGGGTACGAGGCCAGCGAGCAGCGGCTGATCGACCAGAAGATGCTCGACATCGACGGCACCGACAGCAAGTCGGAGCTGGGCGCGAACGCCATCCTCGGGGTCTCCCTGGCGGTGGCGAAGGCCGCTGCCGGCAGCGCCGAGCTGAGCCTCTTCCGCTACCTGGGCGGCCCGAACGCGCACCTCCTGCCCGTGCCGATGATGAACATCCTCAACGGTGGCGCGCACGCCGACTCGAACGTCGACATCCAGGAGTTCATGATCGCGCCGATCGGCGCGCCAACGTTCCGTGAGGCGCTGCGCTCGGGCGCGGAGGTCTACCACGCGCTGAAGTCGGTGCTGAAGAAGAAGGGCCTGTCCACCGGGCTCGGCGACGAGGGTGGCTTCGCGCCGAACCTCCCGACGAACGCGGCGGCCCTGGACCTGATCGCCGAGGCGGTCGAGAAGGCCGGTTACCAGCTCGGCACCGACATCGTGTTCGCGCTCGACGTGGCGGCCACGGAGTTCTTCGACAACGGCACCTACACGTTCGAGGGTGCCGCGAAGTCCGCCGAGGAGATGAGCACCTACTACACGAAGCTGGCCGACGAGTACCCGATCGTGTCGATCGAAGACCCGCTGGCGGAGGACGACTGGAGCGGCTGGCAGACCCTGACCGCCTCGATCGGCGACCGGGTGCAGATCGTCGGTGACGACCTGTTCGTGACCAACCCGCAGCGGATCGCCCGCGGCATCGCGGAGAAGGCGGCGAACGCGGTCCTCGTCAAGGTCAACCAGATCGGCTCGCTGACCGAGACCCTGGACGCGGTGGACCTGGCCCACCGGGCCGGCTTCAAGTGCATGATGAGCCACCGCTCCGGCGAGACCGAGGACACCACCATCGCCGACCTGGCGGTGGCCACCGGCTGCGGCCAGATCAAGACCGGCGCGCCGGCCCGCTCGGACCGCGTCGCCAAGTACAACCAGCTGCTCCGGATCGAGGAGGAGCTGGCCGACGCGGCGCGCTACGCCGGCGCCGGCGCGTTCCCGCGCTACCGTTCGGCCTGA
- a CDS encoding FtsB family cell division protein encodes MPQRRTPGGQRPARRPGQSGRPGGARVTRGSVREAGVRAEPRAAGRAPGAARGAEGVRSANRPAAARRTAAGGAVKRLAAPHPRRFTGRATVLFAVLIALALAYTYPVRVYLDQQANIERMEAAQAAQEREIANLAERAAKWQDRAFIETQARERFFMGRPGEKMMVVLHDPEGAARDAGKPAGSAEPTGPVTWYDTLWSSVRAADSQQPGK; translated from the coding sequence ATGCCGCAGCGCCGCACACCGGGTGGTCAGCGTCCCGCCCGTCGGCCGGGTCAGTCCGGTCGGCCGGGCGGCGCGCGCGTCACCCGGGGATCGGTCCGGGAGGCCGGCGTACGCGCCGAGCCGCGCGCCGCCGGTCGCGCTCCGGGTGCTGCCCGGGGCGCCGAAGGGGTGCGCTCCGCGAATCGCCCGGCCGCCGCTCGTCGGACCGCCGCCGGTGGTGCCGTCAAACGGCTCGCCGCCCCCCACCCCCGTCGCTTCACCGGTCGGGCCACCGTGCTGTTCGCGGTCCTGATCGCGCTCGCGCTGGCCTACACCTACCCGGTCCGGGTCTACCTGGACCAGCAGGCCAACATCGAGCGGATGGAGGCCGCCCAGGCGGCGCAGGAGCGGGAGATCGCCAACCTCGCCGAGCGGGCCGCGAAGTGGCAGGACCGCGCGTTCATCGAGACGCAGGCTCGGGAACGGTTCTTCATGGGCCGGCCGGGCGAGAAGATGATGGTGGTGCTGCACGACCCGGAGGGCGCTGCCCGGGACGCCGGGAAGCCGGCCGGATCCGCCGAGCCGACCGGCCCGGTGACCTGGTATGACACGCTCTGGTCGAGCGTGCGGGCGGCGGACAGCCAGCAGCCGGGCAAGTGA
- a CDS encoding DUF501 domain-containing protein, whose translation MTVVPPSEPAADSVPLPQREPATEADLAAVAAQLGRTPRGTRAVAHRCPCGLPDVVETTPRLADGTPFPTLYYLTCPRATAACSRLESAGLMKEMADRLTNDPELAAHYRAAHEDYLARRDAIGEVPEIAGISAGGMPGRVKCLHVHLGHALGAGPGVNPFGDETLELVEPWWSAGPCVDVPSAE comes from the coding sequence GTGACTGTCGTACCACCGTCGGAGCCGGCGGCGGATTCCGTTCCCCTGCCGCAGCGTGAGCCGGCCACCGAGGCCGACCTGGCCGCGGTGGCCGCGCAGCTCGGCCGGACGCCCCGCGGCACCCGGGCGGTCGCCCACCGTTGCCCGTGCGGCCTTCCGGACGTGGTGGAGACGACCCCCCGCCTCGCCGACGGCACCCCGTTCCCGACCCTCTACTACCTGACCTGCCCCCGGGCCACCGCGGCGTGCAGCCGACTGGAGTCGGCGGGGCTGATGAAGGAGATGGCGGACCGGCTGACCAACGACCCGGAGCTGGCGGCCCACTACCGTGCCGCGCACGAGGACTACCTCGCCCGCCGGGACGCGATCGGCGAGGTGCCGGAGATCGCCGGCATCTCGGCCGGCGGGATGCCGGGCCGGGTCAAGTGCCTGCACGTGCACCTGGGTCACGCGCTGGGCGCCGGTCCCGGGGTGAACCCGTTCGGCGACGAGACGTTGGAACTGGTCGAGCCCTGGTGGTCGGCGGGGCCGTGCGTGGACGTGCCGTCAGCCGAATGA
- a CDS encoding amino-acid N-acetyltransferase, with amino-acid sequence MSGQAEDQITVRRARTGDVRGIRRLVDTYTDDRRLLSKATVTLFEDVQEFRVAVRAEDDVVVGCGALHVMWEDLAEIRTVAVDPSCRGRRIGHRLVGELIEAARELGVARIFVLTFETRFFGSFGFREIDGAPVPQPVYEQLLRSYDEGVAEFLDLERVKPNTLGNTRMLLRL; translated from the coding sequence ATGAGCGGCCAGGCCGAAGACCAGATCACGGTACGGCGGGCCCGCACCGGGGACGTGCGGGGCATCCGGCGGCTCGTCGACACCTACACCGACGACCGGCGGCTGTTGAGCAAGGCCACCGTCACCCTCTTCGAGGACGTGCAGGAGTTCCGGGTCGCGGTCCGGGCCGAGGACGACGTCGTGGTGGGGTGTGGCGCGCTGCACGTCATGTGGGAGGACCTGGCCGAGATCCGCACGGTGGCGGTGGACCCGTCCTGCCGGGGGCGGCGGATCGGTCACCGGCTGGTCGGCGAGCTGATCGAGGCGGCCCGGGAGTTGGGCGTGGCACGGATCTTCGTGCTCACCTTCGAGACCCGGTTCTTCGGCTCGTTCGGTTTCCGCGAGATCGACGGCGCTCCGGTGCCGCAGCCGGTCTACGAGCAGTTGCTGCGCTCGTACGACGAGGGTGTCGCGGAGTTCCTGGACCTGGAGCGGGTCAAGCCGAACACGTTGGGCAACACCCGGATGCTGCTGCGCCTGTGA
- a CDS encoding alpha/beta hydrolase family esterase, whose amino-acid sequence MRRTVAVLTGLCLIVAAAACGERGQPSSTPSAAPATPSERPAAGDHQLTLKHNGLDRTYLLHAPPGYDPGRPSALIIALHFYPGTGSSMRELAGLDAKADKDNVLVAYPDGQGGGFNALICCGSADDVGFLDALTDHLVRTWNADPRRVFLTGISNGGDLSFRAAVESTGRFAAIGVVSGGYIGELTKADSYVPKSPVSVITFIGDQDRYASTFQTGMRTWQQRLGCRPIPKASTVPGVTHTVAGCADGSEVSVYTIATMGHSWPGATTGELAASTAGLSATDLMWDFFAAHPRKG is encoded by the coding sequence GTGCGGCGAACGGTGGCAGTGTTGACGGGGCTCTGCCTCATCGTCGCCGCCGCGGCTTGTGGTGAGCGGGGGCAGCCCTCGTCGACCCCGTCCGCCGCGCCGGCCACGCCGAGCGAACGACCGGCGGCCGGCGACCACCAGCTCACCCTGAAACACAACGGGCTCGACCGCACCTACCTGCTGCACGCGCCCCCGGGGTACGACCCGGGCAGACCCTCCGCGCTGATCATCGCGCTGCACTTCTATCCCGGCACCGGATCCTCGATGCGGGAGTTGGCGGGCCTGGACGCCAAGGCCGACAAGGACAACGTGCTGGTCGCCTACCCCGACGGACAGGGCGGCGGGTTCAACGCGCTGATCTGCTGCGGCAGCGCTGACGACGTCGGCTTCCTCGACGCCCTCACCGATCATCTGGTGCGAACCTGGAACGCGGACCCGCGCCGGGTGTTCCTCACCGGCATCTCGAACGGCGGCGACCTGAGCTTCCGGGCGGCGGTGGAGAGCACGGGCAGGTTCGCGGCGATCGGGGTGGTCAGCGGTGGTTACATCGGGGAGTTGACCAAGGCGGACAGTTACGTGCCGAAGAGCCCGGTCTCCGTGATCACCTTCATCGGTGACCAGGACCGGTACGCCTCGACCTTCCAGACCGGGATGCGCACCTGGCAGCAGCGACTCGGCTGCCGGCCGATCCCGAAGGCGTCCACGGTGCCGGGAGTGACGCACACGGTGGCGGGCTGCGCCGACGGCAGCGAGGTCAGCGTCTACACGATCGCCACCATGGGGCACAGTTGGCCGGGCGCGACAACCGGTGAACTCGCCGCGTCCACCGCCGGGCTGTCCGCCACGGACCTGATGTGGGACTTCTTCGCCGCCCACCCCCGCAAGGGCTGA
- a CDS encoding ArsR/SmtB family transcription factor, with the protein MLRLRLGSADLCRVRFADRLHPVGIALLAGQWLRDPTVAAMAPTLAERASAAVEGTAAAQAATAILRHLLPDRGRLPDFVTPLSGLESVEAGLEAIRATPARRVRDEVTMAYADTTVSPLRRRFAAADPEALDLFGGAVRTWFDAVLAPHWAELASAYRQQVSAASQRLAQHGLASLFAGLHPGIRWREPVLEVSTWWDANLPGTGHGLILLPSPLAGPRPRVLVEPGHPILLVYPVVMPARAARDDDSLGRLLGVTRALVLRRLDAEGGLTTTVLSRAVGISLSSASEHARALRTAGLVVSEREGGAVRHHLTALGAGLLRGPSGDPCASWPTPGQAAGWPPGLP; encoded by the coding sequence ATGCTTCGCCTCCGCCTCGGGTCGGCCGACCTGTGCCGGGTGCGCTTCGCCGATCGGCTCCATCCGGTCGGGATCGCGCTGCTGGCCGGTCAGTGGCTGCGTGATCCCACGGTCGCGGCGATGGCACCCACCCTGGCCGAGCGGGCATCGGCGGCGGTCGAGGGCACGGCTGCCGCCCAGGCTGCCACCGCTATCCTGCGGCACCTGCTGCCCGACCGGGGGCGCCTGCCGGATTTCGTCACCCCCCTCTCCGGGCTGGAGTCGGTGGAGGCCGGGCTGGAGGCGATCCGGGCCACTCCGGCCCGGCGGGTCCGCGACGAGGTCACCATGGCGTACGCGGACACGACCGTCAGCCCACTGCGGCGACGCTTCGCGGCGGCCGACCCGGAGGCGCTGGACCTGTTCGGCGGGGCCGTGCGGACCTGGTTCGACGCGGTGCTCGCACCGCACTGGGCCGAGTTGGCGTCCGCGTACCGTCAGCAGGTGTCGGCTGCCAGCCAGCGGTTGGCACAGCACGGCCTGGCCAGCCTCTTCGCAGGCCTGCACCCGGGGATCCGGTGGCGCGAGCCGGTGCTGGAGGTGAGCACGTGGTGGGACGCCAACCTCCCCGGCACCGGGCACGGGCTCATCCTGCTGCCCTCCCCGTTGGCCGGGCCGCGCCCCCGTGTGCTGGTCGAGCCGGGTCACCCGATCCTGCTCGTCTACCCGGTGGTGATGCCCGCGCGCGCGGCCAGAGACGACGACTCCCTCGGTCGGCTGCTCGGCGTCACCCGGGCGCTGGTGCTGCGCCGGCTGGACGCCGAGGGCGGGTTGACCACCACAGTGCTGTCCCGGGCCGTGGGGATCAGTCTCTCCTCGGCCTCCGAGCACGCCCGCGCGCTGCGGACCGCCGGTCTGGTGGTCAGCGAGCGGGAGGGCGGGGCCGTCCGACATCACCTGACCGCGCTCGGGGCGGGGTTGTTGCGCGGCCCGTCGGGTGATCCGTGCGCGTCGTGGCCCACGCCTGGCCAAGCCGCCGGATGGCCGCCAGGCCTGCCGTAA
- a CDS encoding Ppx/GppA phosphatase family protein has product MAAIDCGTNSIRLLVADLPDASAGPQAPLVDLTRRMEIVRLGQGVDRTGRLVPEAIERTRVALASYAADIEKLGAQRVRMCATSASRDAANAADFTEMVQATLGVAPEVVSGDEEARLSFTGAVRGLPADAKEPVLVVDIGGGSTEFVVGDRVAGVRSAISVDIGCVRMTERHLPGDPPTPEQVADAQADIAAVVDRALAVVPGREAATLVGLAGSVTTVVALAQGLREYDPERIHHARVSYEEVAGVTAELLGQTREQRLATPVMHPGRADVIGAGALVLRVIMERAGMPSVVASEHDILDGIAWSLQPATAR; this is encoded by the coding sequence GTGGCGGCCATCGACTGCGGAACCAACTCGATCCGACTGCTGGTCGCCGACCTGCCCGACGCCTCGGCCGGGCCGCAGGCGCCGCTGGTCGACCTGACCCGGCGGATGGAGATCGTCCGGTTGGGGCAGGGCGTGGACCGCACCGGCCGACTGGTGCCGGAGGCGATCGAACGGACCCGGGTGGCGTTGGCGTCGTACGCCGCCGACATCGAGAAGCTGGGTGCCCAGCGGGTGCGGATGTGTGCCACGTCGGCCTCCCGTGATGCCGCCAATGCCGCCGACTTCACCGAGATGGTGCAGGCCACCCTCGGTGTCGCGCCCGAGGTGGTCAGCGGTGACGAGGAGGCCCGGCTGTCGTTCACCGGCGCGGTGCGCGGGTTGCCCGCCGACGCGAAGGAGCCGGTCCTGGTCGTCGACATCGGTGGCGGTTCCACCGAGTTCGTCGTCGGCGATCGGGTCGCCGGGGTGCGCTCGGCGATCTCGGTGGACATCGGCTGTGTTCGGATGACCGAGCGGCACCTGCCCGGTGACCCGCCGACACCTGAGCAGGTCGCGGATGCGCAGGCCGACATCGCGGCGGTGGTGGACCGGGCGCTCGCCGTGGTGCCCGGTCGTGAGGCGGCCACCCTGGTCGGCCTCGCCGGGTCGGTCACCACCGTGGTCGCGCTGGCGCAGGGCCTGCGGGAGTACGACCCGGAGCGCATCCACCACGCCCGGGTGTCCTACGAGGAGGTCGCCGGGGTGACCGCTGAGCTGCTGGGCCAGACCCGCGAGCAGCGGTTGGCGACCCCGGTGATGCACCCGGGCCGGGCCGACGTGATCGGCGCGGGAGCGCTGGTGCTCCGCGTGATCATGGAGCGGGCCGGGATGCCGTCGGTGGTCGCCTCGGAGCACGACATTCTTGACGGCATCGCCTGGAGCCTCCAGCCAGCCACCGCGCGCTAG
- a CDS encoding PadR family transcriptional regulator, with product MDTTQLLKGVLDMAVLAVLREEDGYGYDILRRLREAGLEEVGDASVYGTLRRLFAAGLLTTYVVPSESGPHRKYYSLNAAGRDQLTRSGKLWRSFATTMDSLLDDRGMAA from the coding sequence GTGGACACCACACAGTTGCTGAAGGGCGTGCTCGACATGGCCGTCCTGGCCGTGCTGCGAGAGGAGGACGGCTACGGTTACGACATCCTGCGCCGGCTGCGCGAAGCCGGCCTGGAGGAGGTCGGCGACGCCTCGGTCTACGGGACGCTGCGCCGCCTCTTCGCCGCCGGCCTGCTCACCACGTATGTCGTGCCGAGCGAATCCGGGCCGCACCGCAAGTACTACTCACTCAACGCCGCGGGGCGTGACCAGTTGACCCGCTCCGGCAAGCTCTGGCGCTCGTTCGCCACCACCATGGACAGTCTGCTCGACGATCGGGGGATGGCGGCATGA
- a CDS encoding HAAS signaling domain-containing protein codes for MTVTEQEITDYVARVRAALADLPAGQRDELTEDLADHLAEVAAESEGTLVERLGEPETYAAELRAAAGAAPGSGRNLDQRVASAMVGVRSRLRAVDTRLGPPLGYATASDFLRLLRPGWWVLRGYLAAMLVTVVTTGGSFGLLPRFGGELLAGMIMLVGLVLASIWIGRRSGRLTRWPRSAVQVASAVLVVFAFSALIQAEDRMRYGDYGYDQTSVDSPYDRIRDVFVYDSEGRLVENARLFDQNGNPIRLGYPDCLEGAYVNQTLRAYPYCPEQAPFVPRAPGAPLPPAPATSTPDPTSTPDPTSTPTPSASTGGSSADPTATPSGTPTPTPTR; via the coding sequence ATGACCGTCACGGAGCAGGAGATCACCGACTACGTGGCGCGGGTCCGGGCCGCTCTGGCCGACCTGCCCGCCGGGCAGCGCGACGAGCTGACCGAGGACCTGGCCGACCACCTTGCCGAGGTCGCCGCCGAGTCCGAGGGCACCCTGGTCGAGCGGTTGGGCGAGCCCGAGACGTACGCCGCCGAACTGCGCGCCGCGGCCGGCGCCGCTCCGGGCAGCGGGCGCAACCTCGACCAGCGGGTGGCGAGCGCGATGGTCGGTGTCCGCAGCCGGCTGCGCGCCGTGGACACGCGGCTCGGCCCACCCCTGGGGTACGCGACGGCCAGCGACTTCCTCCGGTTGCTGCGCCCCGGCTGGTGGGTGCTCCGGGGCTACCTGGCGGCGATGCTGGTCACGGTGGTCACCACCGGCGGCAGCTTCGGTCTGCTGCCGAGGTTCGGTGGCGAACTGCTCGCCGGCATGATCATGCTGGTCGGCCTCGTGCTCGCCTCCATCTGGATCGGCCGCCGCTCCGGGCGGTTGACCCGCTGGCCGCGCTCGGCGGTGCAGGTCGCCAGCGCGGTGCTGGTGGTCTTCGCGTTCTCCGCGCTGATCCAGGCTGAGGACCGGATGCGGTACGGCGACTACGGCTACGACCAGACCTCGGTCGACAGCCCGTACGACCGGATCCGGGACGTCTTCGTCTACGACAGCGAGGGCCGCCTGGTGGAGAACGCCCGGCTCTTCGACCAGAACGGCAACCCGATCCGGCTCGGCTATCCGGACTGCCTGGAAGGCGCCTATGTGAACCAGACGCTGCGGGCGTACCCGTACTGCCCGGAGCAGGCGCCCTTCGTGCCCCGCGCACCGGGCGCGCCCCTCCCGCCAGCCCCAGCGACCAGCACGCCGGATCCGACCAGCACACCTGATCCGACCAGCACGCCGACGCCGAGCGCGAGCACCGGCGGGTCCTCGGCGGATCCGACCGCGACGCCGAGCGGCACGCCAACCCCGACCCCGACGCGCTGA
- a CDS encoding LppU/SCO3897 family protein yields MSEQVASSPAPDAATPESAVETPQAAGPQPTVESSSAEPKAEKSGGRKALGVVGAILAVVVIAGLKFGVASAIGNYFNKDETADAKAGDCIAELPEVSGAEQEEVDGAKVVECTSTEAAFNVVGRVDGQSEAQAKADTTCTQFFKEDEEGYIFSSIEPGKTGYVLCLTKKV; encoded by the coding sequence GTGTCAGAGCAGGTCGCATCGTCCCCCGCGCCCGACGCCGCAACCCCTGAGTCGGCCGTCGAGACGCCGCAGGCGGCCGGACCACAGCCGACCGTCGAATCGTCGTCGGCGGAGCCGAAGGCGGAGAAGTCCGGCGGGAGGAAGGCTCTCGGCGTCGTCGGTGCGATCCTCGCCGTCGTCGTCATCGCCGGCCTGAAGTTCGGCGTCGCCTCGGCGATCGGCAACTACTTCAACAAGGACGAGACCGCCGACGCCAAGGCCGGCGACTGCATCGCCGAACTGCCCGAGGTCAGCGGGGCCGAGCAGGAGGAGGTCGACGGCGCCAAGGTCGTCGAGTGCACCTCCACCGAGGCGGCGTTCAACGTGGTCGGTCGGGTGGACGGCCAGAGCGAGGCCCAGGCCAAGGCCGACACCACCTGCACCCAGTTCTTCAAGGAGGACGAGGAGGGGTACATCTTCTCCAGCATCGAGCCGGGCAAGACCGGCTATGTGCTCTGCCTGACCAAGAAGGTCTGA
- a CDS encoding dienelactone hydrolase family protein, producing MGEMVSYRSNGGTSEGYLAIPASGTASPAVIVIQEWWGLVPHIRSVADRFAEAGFVALAPDFYHGETTSEPDEAQRLLLAMRMDEAAKDIAGAADYLAGRPEVTGKVGAVGFCAGGSLALWSATISERIVATAGFYPVLPWESMRPDWADYAGKAAVIHCSEEDGTSAADGVQTARAAIEEAGGDCHLYDYPGTSHAFFNDDRPEAFDQRAAASAWARTLELFRAKLG from the coding sequence ATGGGCGAGATGGTGAGCTACCGCAGCAACGGGGGCACGAGCGAGGGGTATCTCGCGATACCCGCCAGCGGCACGGCCAGCCCCGCCGTCATCGTCATTCAGGAATGGTGGGGTCTGGTCCCGCACATCCGGTCGGTGGCGGACCGGTTCGCCGAGGCCGGTTTCGTGGCCCTCGCCCCGGACTTCTACCACGGTGAGACGACCAGCGAGCCGGACGAGGCGCAGCGGCTCCTGCTGGCCATGCGGATGGACGAGGCGGCGAAGGACATCGCCGGCGCTGCCGACTATCTCGCCGGGCGACCCGAGGTCACCGGTAAGGTCGGTGCCGTGGGTTTCTGCGCCGGTGGCAGCCTGGCGCTCTGGTCGGCCACCATCTCCGAGCGGATCGTCGCCACCGCCGGCTTCTATCCCGTGCTGCCCTGGGAGTCGATGCGCCCCGACTGGGCCGACTACGCCGGCAAGGCGGCGGTCATCCACTGCTCCGAAGAGGACGGCACCTCGGCCGCCGACGGCGTACAGACCGCCCGTGCGGCCATCGAGGAGGCCGGCGGCGACTGCCACCTCTACGACTACCCGGGCACCTCGCACGCCTTCTTCAACGACGACCGGCCGGAGGCGTTCGACCAGCGCGCCGCCGCCAGCGCCTGGGCCCGCACCCTGGAACTCTTCCGGGCCAAGCTTGGCTGA
- a CDS encoding uracil-DNA glycosylase — MVARAARAADLADLDAAVSDCFACPRLVRWREEVARTRRAAFRDQEYWGRPVPGLGTGDARIAILGLAPAAHGGNRTGRIFTGDRSGDVLFAALHRAGLANQPTSVAADDGLTLRDLRIFSAVRCAPPDNKPTPAERDTCAPWLHREVALIRPTLRVVVALGAFAWAAWWPVLRAVYEQRPPSPRPAFGHGAHWSGTDAPDLLGCYHVSQQNTFTGRLTPGMLDDVFGQAKQLAGVD; from the coding sequence GTGGTCGCCCGCGCAGCGCGGGCGGCCGACCTGGCCGACCTCGACGCGGCGGTGAGTGACTGTTTCGCCTGCCCGCGCCTGGTCCGCTGGCGGGAGGAGGTGGCCCGCACCCGCCGGGCCGCCTTCCGCGACCAGGAGTACTGGGGTCGGCCGGTGCCCGGCCTCGGCACCGGTGACGCACGGATCGCCATCCTCGGGCTGGCGCCCGCCGCGCACGGTGGCAACCGCACCGGTCGGATCTTCACCGGCGACCGGTCGGGTGACGTGCTGTTCGCCGCGCTGCACCGGGCCGGGCTGGCCAACCAGCCGACCAGCGTCGCCGCCGACGACGGGCTCACCCTGCGGGACCTGCGGATCTTCTCGGCCGTCCGGTGCGCGCCCCCGGACAACAAGCCGACCCCGGCGGAACGGGACACCTGCGCACCCTGGCTGCACCGCGAGGTCGCACTGATCCGGCCCACGCTGCGGGTCGTGGTCGCGCTGGGCGCGTTCGCCTGGGCCGCGTGGTGGCCGGTGCTCCGCGCCGTGTACGAGCAGCGCCCGCCCAGCCCGCGACCGGCGTTCGGCCATGGGGCACACTGGTCCGGCACGGACGCCCCGGACTTGCTGGGCTGCTACCACGTCAGTCAGCAGAACACCTTCACCGGGCGCTTGACACCAGGGATGTTGGACGACGTCTTCGGCCAGGCTAAACAGCTGGCCGGAGTGGACTGA
- a CDS encoding DUF4129 domain-containing protein codes for MTDGTRPPTPVPPTEAGVLRPVLGLLRRWWPVGAVAVLLAGAALASAHSSIGASRIPPAAENVPWVPEYPTVEPSPSIPIEPRDAGEATQAHIPQWISTVAMALLGLAILAALAYLSWILIRGALRRTTRALPAQRARRTAEGTAREVVAALDAGLVELDDRDTDPRVAVIACWVRLEETAAAAGVPRLAGDTPTDLVSRLLQGDPAAGVPAIASTDVLAEFAHVYREARYATHPVGERTRDQARAALGRLRGELTAAVTS; via the coding sequence ATGACAGACGGAACACGCCCGCCCACGCCAGTACCACCCACCGAAGCGGGTGTGCTGCGTCCGGTGCTCGGCCTGCTGCGCCGGTGGTGGCCGGTCGGCGCGGTCGCCGTCCTGCTCGCCGGTGCCGCGCTGGCGTCGGCTCACTCGTCGATCGGGGCCAGTCGGATCCCGCCAGCGGCGGAAAACGTTCCCTGGGTTCCCGAGTACCCGACCGTCGAGCCGTCACCGTCCATCCCGATCGAACCACGCGACGCCGGCGAGGCCACCCAGGCGCACATCCCGCAGTGGATTTCCACGGTGGCGATGGCCCTGCTCGGGTTGGCCATCCTCGCCGCGCTCGCCTACCTCAGTTGGATCCTGATCCGGGGCGCGCTGCGCCGTACCACCCGGGCGTTGCCGGCGCAGCGGGCCCGGCGCACCGCCGAGGGCACCGCGCGTGAGGTGGTCGCCGCCCTCGACGCCGGCCTGGTGGAGCTCGACGACCGGGACACCGATCCCCGGGTGGCGGTGATCGCCTGCTGGGTGCGGCTGGAGGAGACCGCCGCCGCGGCCGGTGTGCCACGGCTCGCCGGGGACACCCCCACCGACCTGGTCAGCCGGTTGTTGCAGGGTGACCCGGCAGCGGGCGTGCCGGCGATCGCCAGCACCGACGTGCTGGCCGAGTTCGCGCACGTCTACCGGGAGGCCCGGTACGCCACCCACCCGGTCGGCGAACGCACCCGGGACCAGGCCCGTGCCGCGCTCGGCCGGCTGCGCGGAGAACTCACTGCGGCGGTGACCTCATGA